One segment of Chlorocebus sabaeus isolate Y175 chromosome 26, mChlSab1.0.hap1, whole genome shotgun sequence DNA contains the following:
- the LOC103245264 gene encoding LOW QUALITY PROTEIN: MKI67 FHA domain-interacting nucleolar phosphoprotein-like (The sequence of the model RefSeq protein was modified relative to this genomic sequence to represent the inferred CDS: substituted 1 base at 1 genomic stop codon) — MPSHSSLGNRSETPSQKQNQTQKQEQLSSGVIYVCHLPNLPKETQILSYFSQLQGTVTRFRLSRNKRPGNSKGYAFVEFKSEDFAKIVAETMNNYLFGERLLESHFMPPEKVQKGLFQDWNIPFKQPSYPSVKCIIRISIYTRATEGERFKKKEGLLGKKLAXKGIDYDFPSLILQKMESISKMNCQMSKKAQVLCKKKKKVLGTSDTPEKTVDIYGPTLVCTSTFLKKCKSEVAEMNDDGEDNEIVFKQPISCVKEIQETQTPTHSQKMKKKQSVIFNLQHIMNDEICVQVTDLYLAENNNGATGGQLNTQNSRSLLESTYQRKAEQLMSGEKAELVLNEVWLQILGQHYTKALEDKTSPDFWALQGQLMRWVKWWNELTLVLRPLQNFDQVVVEEFWLDPLVQRVGATFFRAVPAQDLMWDCVRQGLHILGEAEGLLVEMVIRDLSHNFWAQILPSQKSGRQNPCLVIAFLVCSRHS; from the exons atgccatcgcactccagcctgggcaacaggagtgaaactccatctcagaaacaaaatcaaacacaaaaacaagaacaacttTCTTCTGGAGTAATCTATGTGTGCCACCTACCTAACCTACCGAAGGAAACCCAGATCCTTTCCTATTTCTCCCAGTTACAAGGCACTGTTACAAGGTTCAGACTATCCAGAAATAAAAGGCCTGGAAATAGCAAAGGCTATGCATTTGTGGAGTTTAAGTCTGAGGATTTTGCCAAGATAGTTGCTGAAACAATGAACAACTACCTGTTTGGTGAAAGACTCTTGGAGAGTCATTTTATGCCACCTGAAAAAGTACAGAAAGGACTCTTTCAAGACTGGAATATTCCATTTAAGCAGCCATCATATCCATCAGTGAAATGTATAATTAGAATCAGCATTTACACAAGAGCTACGGAAGGGGAgcgatttaaaaagaaagaaggattaCTCGGGAAGAAATTAGCTTAAAAAGGAATTGATTATGATTTTCCTTCTTTGATTTTACAGAAAATGGaaagtatttcaaaaatgaattgTCAGATGTCTAAAAAAGCCCAGGTGTTatgtaagaagaagaaaaaggttttAGGCACTTCGGACACTCCTGAGAAGACAGTGGATATCTACGGCCCCACATTGGTTTGtacatcaacatttttaaagaaatgcaaatctgaAGTGGCTGAAATGAATGATGATGGTGAAGATAATGAAATAGTTTTCAAACAGCCCATATCTTGTGTAAAAGAAATACAAGAGACTCAAACACCTACACATTcacagaagatgaagaaaaagcagtCAGTGATATTCAAT CTGCAGCATATCATGAATGATGAGATCTGTGTGCAGGTGACTGACCTTTACCTGGCAGAAAATAATAATGGGGCCACCGGAGGCCAGCTGAACACACAGAACTCAAGGAGTCTCCTGGAATCAACGTATCAGCGGAAAGCTGAGCAGCTAATGTCAG GGGAGAAGGCGGAGCTTGTGCTGAATGAAGTTTGGCTGCAGATCCTGGGCCAGCACTACACCAAGGCCTTGGAGGACAAAACCAGCCCTGACTTCTGGGCACTTCAGGGGCAGCTGATGAGATGGGTGAAGTGGTGGAATGAA CTGACCCTTGTCCTCAGGCCTCTACAAAACTTTGACCAAGTGGTGGTGGAGGAATTCTG GCTGGATCCACTGGTCCAGAGAGTGGGTGCCACCTTCTTCAGGGCGGTGCCAGCCCAGGATCTCATGTGGGACTGTGTGCGCCAGGGTCTGCACATCCTGGGAGAGGCAGAGGGCCTCTTGGTAGAGATGGTCATCCGAGACCTCAGTCA CAACTTCTGGGCCCAGATTCTGCCTTCTCAGAAGTCTGGGAGGCAGAACCCCTGCCTGGTCATAGCCTTCTTGGTCTGCTCTAGGCACTCCTAG